One Prevotella melaninogenica DNA window includes the following coding sequences:
- a CDS encoding cell division ATP-binding protein FtsE has translation MLIDYKKVNIYQDEHLILKDVDFQAEKGEFIYLIGRVGSGKSSLLKTIYGELDIDSEDAEKAVVLDESMPNIKRSRIPALRKQMGIIFQDFQLLHDRSVAKNLKFVLQATGWNNSQKIDRRIEEVLAQVGMTDKKNKMPSELSGGEQQRIVIARALLNNPKIIIADEPTGNLDPETAENIVSILKDSCERGTTVIMSTHNINLIDQFPGKVYRCHEGELHQLTDKKEVCELAEETAPVETIDEPEQND, from the coding sequence ATGTTAATAGACTACAAGAAGGTAAACATATATCAAGATGAACACCTAATTCTGAAAGATGTTGACTTTCAGGCAGAAAAAGGAGAGTTTATCTATCTCATCGGTCGTGTTGGTTCGGGTAAAAGTTCACTATTGAAAACCATCTATGGCGAATTGGATATTGATAGCGAAGATGCTGAAAAGGCAGTCGTTCTCGACGAGAGTATGCCTAACATCAAGCGTAGTCGTATCCCTGCACTCCGCAAGCAGATGGGTATTATCTTCCAAGACTTCCAACTCTTACATGACCGCTCTGTAGCAAAGAACCTCAAGTTTGTCTTGCAAGCAACGGGCTGGAACAACAGTCAAAAGATTGACCGCCGCATTGAAGAAGTGTTGGCTCAGGTGGGTATGACCGACAAGAAGAACAAGATGCCAAGTGAACTCTCTGGTGGTGAACAGCAGCGTATTGTCATTGCACGTGCTTTGCTGAACAATCCAAAGATTATCATTGCCGATGAGCCTACGGGTAATCTTGACCCAGAGACAGCTGAGAACATTGTTAGCATACTTAAAGACTCGTGCGAGCGGGGTACGACGGTTATCATGTCTACCCATAACATCAACCTTATTGACCAGTTCCCTGGTAAGGTTTATCGCTGTCATGAGGGCGAACTCCATCAACTCACTGACAAGAAAGAAGTTTGCGAATTAGCAGAAGAGACGGCTCCCGTAGAGACGATTGACGAGCCAGAACAAAACGATTAA
- a CDS encoding PH domain-containing protein, with protein sequence MIDIIIILLMSLPLIVLGSTIGPDSSINFGSRIPKAKLKSEEGLKRLRRIKIALILAGSFILVGGFACLAFHWEDYQLVVILIPEIVAIIYMLLQLYKIERKGKGLLVLMLSIIVILGMIPLIAALPITGNDNNTVIRNDTLFIEGLYAKEIPIASITQVDSNATVPDIEMRTNGMSLGEINVGHFKTEEGQDVLLYLHSDDTNVTHIKTKNNEDIYINFKDSALSVDFPNKLRAVYRQPIKGK encoded by the coding sequence ATGATAGACATCATTATAATACTACTGATGAGTTTACCGCTGATTGTTCTTGGAAGCACTATCGGACCAGATTCTTCTATCAATTTTGGGTCAAGAATACCGAAAGCGAAACTTAAAAGCGAGGAAGGGCTTAAACGATTGAGAAGAATAAAGATAGCACTAATATTGGCAGGTAGCTTCATCCTTGTCGGTGGTTTCGCTTGTCTTGCCTTTCATTGGGAAGATTATCAACTTGTCGTTATACTCATCCCTGAGATAGTAGCTATCATCTACATGCTGTTACAGCTGTACAAGATAGAGAGGAAGGGGAAGGGTTTGCTCGTGCTCATGCTCTCTATCATTGTGATATTAGGTATGATTCCCCTCATTGCAGCCCTCCCAATCACTGGGAACGACAACAACACAGTGATTAGAAATGACACGTTGTTTATTGAAGGGTTATACGCTAAGGAAATACCGATAGCAAGTATTACACAAGTAGACAGCAACGCAACGGTGCCAGACATAGAGATGAGAACAAACGGAATGTCACTTGGCGAAATTAATGTGGGTCATTTCAAGACCGAAGAAGGGCAGGATGTGCTATTATACTTACATTCAGACGATACGAATGTGACGCATATCAAGACAAAGAATAACGAAGACATCTACATTAACTTCAAAGATTCAGCTCTGTCAGTTGACTTCCCTAATAAGCTGAGAGCCGTATATCGCCAACCAATCAAAGGTAAGTAA
- a CDS encoding carboxypeptidase-like regulatory domain-containing protein, with protein sequence MKKYIILCLLILLVQSISAQRIVEGVVTDVGGHPVSAAIIKTVDATTKKTLHFCQTDTKGKFTITAQEGNILSISAISYKKQELKVSMNMPAQHITLEEDTKTLSEITVKAKPIKIKGDTIQYLLTTYKKEGDRILADVLARVPGFDVNKENGEIQYEGKSISNFYIEGMNLMGGKYGLATKSLPQEDVATVEVMKHHQPIRVLDDFTYSDDNAINIKMKQGAKARWMTTYSGGIGLKSHGGLWNYETFAMRLKPSFQTILTYKTNNIGKNIRRETDKLLSFDELQSPLSAMLALPSPSPLLLKGRSLFNRSHAVSLNALQRIDENSQVSVQITFANDRNETTSLRHSDFYTNSGIKTIENRKQYLEKSNDLFAKIKYENNAKNHYLKNELSGDFSWNKQWLNEQGTNPHTMMGNLPVYTLKDNFSIMKKYGKRLVTLQSKNIIDIRPQQLYVDSLVQSINQHYYETNTDVRGSFRIGRFILSGQVGVNAGEHRFTSDLVGVPDSIGLLMGKSSFTFARLYANPSIEYMVKDFDFTLSGDMSYNHYKYSLDNGQSKFLLSPNLRIRWKATASWTFSADASINTMQINAAQFYPTLVLQDYQYMNKGLAGYNLNKEKSVGIGVVYSDALKGTSIRLRITRSFGISPYTSTQDYVGNYIVESLTQGDTKYNSWNMFLMGSQGIGFLKGKLNVKALYNAMNSYMVQNSQRMPYDTKNLNITSNLDIGLIKGVDLAYKLTYGFHQMKMPAFGKTSNLNSWKHEGSLRIPLCKVLSLETLTEYYHNEVAKKMFKDMFFQDFTLIFKAKHFDLSLAWNNVFNNKNYSYGLNNTLSSSFSNQDIRGRELMLSFYYKP encoded by the coding sequence ATGAAGAAATATATTATCTTATGTTTGCTTATCCTACTTGTACAATCAATAAGTGCACAGAGGATTGTGGAAGGTGTCGTTACTGATGTAGGAGGACACCCTGTGTCTGCAGCTATTATCAAGACTGTAGATGCAACCACAAAAAAGACATTACATTTCTGTCAGACAGATACAAAGGGGAAGTTTACCATTACAGCACAAGAAGGTAATATCCTATCTATTTCAGCAATAAGCTATAAGAAGCAGGAACTAAAGGTTTCAATGAATATGCCTGCACAGCATATCACATTAGAGGAAGATACGAAAACGTTATCGGAGATAACTGTAAAAGCAAAACCAATTAAGATAAAAGGCGATACGATTCAATATCTACTCACAACCTATAAAAAAGAAGGAGACCGAATATTAGCTGACGTTCTTGCACGTGTCCCTGGCTTTGATGTGAATAAAGAGAATGGCGAGATACAATACGAAGGTAAATCTATCAGCAACTTCTATATAGAAGGTATGAATCTAATGGGAGGGAAATATGGCTTGGCAACAAAGTCACTGCCCCAAGAGGATGTAGCAACTGTAGAAGTAATGAAGCATCATCAACCTATCCGTGTGTTAGATGATTTTACTTATTCTGACGATAACGCTATCAATATTAAGATGAAACAAGGAGCTAAGGCACGCTGGATGACGACCTATAGCGGTGGTATAGGACTAAAGAGTCATGGAGGATTGTGGAATTATGAAACCTTTGCCATGCGCCTGAAGCCTTCTTTTCAGACAATTCTCACTTATAAGACAAATAATATAGGTAAGAATATAAGAAGAGAGACGGACAAACTTTTAAGTTTTGATGAGTTACAAAGTCCTTTATCAGCTATGCTCGCCCTTCCTTCTCCATCGCCTTTATTGCTCAAGGGGCGTTCATTATTTAACCGCTCACATGCTGTTAGTTTGAATGCGCTACAGCGTATAGATGAAAATTCTCAGGTAAGCGTACAGATTACATTTGCCAATGACCGTAATGAGACTACCTCTTTGCGCCATTCAGACTTTTATACGAATAGCGGTATAAAGACAATAGAAAACAGAAAACAGTATTTGGAGAAAAGTAATGACCTCTTTGCAAAGATAAAATACGAGAATAACGCTAAAAATCATTATCTTAAAAATGAGCTTTCTGGTGACTTTTCTTGGAACAAACAATGGCTGAATGAACAGGGGACAAATCCGCACACGATGATGGGGAACTTGCCTGTTTATACGCTAAAGGACAACTTTAGTATCATGAAGAAGTATGGGAAACGCCTTGTTACTCTGCAATCAAAGAATATAATCGATATACGTCCGCAACAACTATATGTCGATTCGCTGGTGCAATCTATTAATCAACATTACTATGAAACGAATACGGACGTAAGAGGAAGTTTCAGAATAGGTAGATTTATTCTATCAGGACAAGTAGGAGTAAATGCTGGAGAACACCGCTTCACTTCTGATTTAGTGGGAGTTCCAGATAGTATCGGACTGCTGATGGGTAAAAGCAGCTTTACATTTGCAAGGTTATATGCCAATCCGAGCATTGAATATATGGTGAAGGACTTTGACTTCACATTATCTGGCGATATGTCGTACAACCATTATAAGTATAGTTTAGATAATGGTCAGTCTAAATTCTTACTATCTCCTAACCTCCGTATAAGATGGAAAGCCACAGCATCATGGACTTTCTCGGCTGATGCATCTATTAATACAATGCAGATAAATGCTGCCCAATTTTATCCAACTTTGGTACTGCAAGATTATCAATATATGAATAAAGGTCTGGCAGGCTATAACCTAAACAAAGAGAAAAGCGTAGGAATAGGAGTTGTTTATAGCGATGCTCTGAAAGGAACCTCTATACGATTACGCATAACAAGGTCGTTTGGAATCTCTCCTTATACATCAACCCAAGATTATGTGGGCAACTATATCGTAGAATCACTGACACAAGGAGACACGAAGTACAATAGCTGGAATATGTTCCTAATGGGTTCGCAAGGCATAGGCTTTTTAAAAGGGAAACTAAATGTAAAGGCTTTATATAATGCCATGAATAGTTATATGGTTCAGAATAGCCAACGAATGCCTTACGACACAAAGAACTTAAATATAACCTCTAACCTTGATATTGGTTTAATAAAGGGTGTCGATTTAGCTTATAAACTTACTTATGGCTTTCACCAGATGAAGATGCCTGCTTTTGGGAAGACGTCTAATCTAAATAGTTGGAAGCATGAGGGAAGCCTTAGAATACCTCTTTGTAAGGTTTTGAGTTTAGAAACTTTGACGGAATACTATCATAACGAAGTTGCGAAGAAGATGTTTAAAGATATGTTCTTTCAAGACTTTACTTTGATATTTAAAGCCAAACACTTTGACTTAAGTCTTGCTTGGAACAATGTCTTTAATAATAAAAACTATAGCTATGGGCTTAACAATACGCTTTCAAGTAGCTTTAGCAATCAAGACATTAGAGGTAGAGAGCTGATGCTTAGTTTCTATTATAAGCCTTGA
- a CDS encoding GLPGLI family protein — protein MIMKLYAFCITFMLSLLSCFGQETHIIEPSILEICYHTKYLNSYDDYALRIGKNVSEYFSYHTLRFDSLGSNPETALAIINEKIKAARNNNKTTHKVESPNSRDYLYRNLEEGKMTTYTQVWDSYYKITEDIPTPEWVIHEDSTRNVIGFNCTMATTHFRGRDWKVWFSEEIPLPLGPWKLGGLPGLILAAHCDGYLDITASNIKREQLSPVKFYNFWEKKYKDIDRLSYLKKASDPTIYPKNTTKIPKMELE, from the coding sequence ATGATTATGAAATTATACGCTTTCTGTATCACATTTATGTTGTCACTGCTTAGTTGCTTTGGACAAGAGACACATATCATCGAACCGAGCATACTCGAAATCTGTTATCACACAAAGTATCTTAACAGTTATGATGACTATGCACTTAGGATAGGGAAAAATGTAAGTGAATACTTTAGCTATCATACTTTACGATTCGATTCCTTAGGGAGCAACCCTGAGACAGCTTTGGCAATAATTAATGAAAAGATAAAAGCTGCTCGCAATAATAATAAGACTACCCATAAGGTAGAAAGTCCTAATAGTCGTGATTATCTTTACAGAAATCTTGAAGAAGGAAAAATGACAACTTACACACAGGTCTGGGACTCTTATTATAAGATAACAGAGGACATACCCACACCGGAATGGGTTATTCACGAAGACAGTACACGAAATGTCATAGGCTTTAATTGCACGATGGCGACCACACATTTCCGTGGACGAGACTGGAAGGTGTGGTTCAGTGAGGAGATTCCTTTACCGCTCGGTCCGTGGAAATTAGGTGGACTACCCGGTTTAATCTTAGCTGCACATTGCGATGGCTATTTAGACATAACTGCAAGTAACATTAAAAGAGAACAGTTGTCACCTGTCAAGTTTTATAATTTCTGGGAGAAAAAGTATAAGGATATAGACCGACTCTCTTATTTAAAAAAGGCTTCAGACCCTACGATCTACCCAAAGAATACAACCAAGATTCCCAAAATGGAGTTAGAATAA
- a CDS encoding fumarate hydratase has translation MAEFKYAPMFQLGKDDTEYRLVSKEGISVGEFEGKEILKVSKEALTLLAQEAFHDCEFMLRRAHNEQVAKILTDPEASENDKYVALQFLRNAETAVKGVLPFCQDTGTAIIHGEKGQQVWTGFEDEEALSRGVFNTFTQENLRYSQNAPLNMYDEVNTKCNLPAQIDIEAVEGAEYRFVMVAKGGGSANKTYFYPMTKATIQNEGTLIPFLVEKMKSLGTAACPPYHICFVIGGTSAEKNLLTVKLGSIKYYDNLPTTGDETGRAFRDIDLEKKILKEAHKIGLGAQFGGKYLAHDIRIIRLPRHGASCPIGMGVSCSADRNIKAKINKDGIWLEKMDTNPSELIPEEYRKPGEGAKGIEIDLDKGMDAVRTELTKYPVSTRVNLKGTIIVARDIAHAKLKARLDAGEDLPDYIKNYPVLYAGPAKTPEGYPCGSMGPTTANRMDPYVDEFQEHGGSLVMIAKGNRTQAVTDACQKHGGFYLGTIGGVAAVLSQSSIKSIECVEYPELGMEAVWKITVEDFPAFILVDDKGHDFFKELKPWTGCSCEK, from the coding sequence ATGGCAGAATTCAAGTATGCACCAATGTTCCAATTGGGCAAAGATGACACCGAGTATCGTCTGGTATCAAAGGAAGGTATCAGCGTTGGTGAGTTTGAAGGTAAAGAGATTCTGAAGGTAAGCAAAGAAGCACTTACTTTATTAGCACAGGAGGCTTTCCACGATTGTGAGTTCATGCTCCGTCGCGCACACAACGAGCAAGTTGCAAAGATTCTGACCGACCCAGAGGCATCAGAGAACGACAAGTACGTAGCACTCCAGTTCCTCCGCAATGCTGAGACAGCTGTGAAAGGCGTACTACCTTTCTGCCAAGACACTGGTACTGCTATCATTCACGGTGAAAAGGGTCAGCAGGTATGGACAGGTTTCGAGGACGAAGAGGCACTCTCTCGTGGTGTGTTCAACACCTTTACACAAGAGAATCTCCGCTACTCACAGAACGCTCCACTCAATATGTACGATGAGGTGAATACCAAGTGTAACCTCCCTGCACAGATTGACATCGAGGCTGTTGAGGGCGCAGAATATCGTTTCGTAATGGTAGCAAAGGGTGGTGGCTCTGCTAATAAGACCTACTTCTACCCAATGACCAAAGCTACTATACAGAATGAGGGTACGCTCATTCCTTTCCTCGTTGAGAAAATGAAGAGCCTTGGCACTGCTGCTTGTCCTCCTTATCACATCTGTTTCGTGATTGGTGGTACTTCTGCAGAGAAGAACCTCCTCACCGTTAAGCTCGGAAGTATCAAGTATTACGACAATCTTCCTACTACTGGCGACGAGACAGGACGTGCTTTCCGCGACATCGACCTCGAGAAGAAGATTCTCAAAGAGGCTCACAAGATTGGTCTTGGTGCACAGTTTGGTGGTAAGTATCTTGCTCACGACATCCGCATCATCCGTCTGCCACGTCACGGTGCAAGCTGCCCTATCGGTATGGGTGTTAGCTGTTCTGCTGACCGTAACATCAAAGCGAAGATCAATAAGGACGGTATTTGGTTGGAGAAGATGGACACTAACCCAAGCGAGTTGATTCCAGAGGAGTACCGCAAGCCAGGAGAAGGTGCGAAGGGTATCGAGATTGACCTCGATAAGGGTATGGATGCTGTTCGTACTGAACTGACAAAGTATCCTGTTTCAACACGTGTTAACCTCAAGGGTACTATCATCGTGGCACGTGACATTGCTCACGCTAAGCTCAAGGCACGTTTGGATGCTGGCGAGGACCTGCCTGATTACATCAAGAATTACCCTGTCCTCTATGCAGGACCAGCCAAGACTCCAGAGGGCTACCCATGTGGTTCAATGGGACCTACCACTGCCAACCGTATGGACCCATACGTTGACGAGTTCCAAGAGCATGGTGGTTCACTCGTGATGATTGCTAAGGGTAACCGTACACAGGCTGTGACAGATGCCTGCCAGAAGCATGGTGGTTTCTACCTCGGTACTATCGGTGGTGTGGCTGCCGTTCTCTCACAGAGCAGCATCAAGAGCATTGAGTGCGTAGAATATCCAGAACTCGGTATGGAAGCCGTTTGGAAGATTACCGTTGAGGACTTCCCTGCCTTCATCCTTGTTGACGATAAGGGTCATGACTTCTTCAAAGAGCTAAAGCCTTGGACTGGCTGCAGCTGCGAGAAGTAA
- a CDS encoding M16 family metallopeptidase, with protein MKKHFLNSTLIQGLSLGLLFLFASVAAYAQRYSYESIPNDPMQTRIYTLKNGLKIYLSVNKEKPRVQTYIAVRTGSRNDPKETTGLAHYLEHLMFKGTTHFGSSNVEAEHPYLDSIEARFEQYRRITDPAARKQWYHQIDSISQLAARYNIPNEYDKMMTAIGSEGTNAYTSNDVTCYVENIPSNEIDTWARVQGDRFQNMVIRGFHTELEAVYEEYNIGLSSDWRKVYAALFAKLFPTHPYGTQTTIGLGEHLKNPSITNIKNYFNKYYVPNNIAICLSGDLDPDKTVASIEKYFGDWKPSAHIDIPQFPAQPTLTAPVDTTVVGKEAPMLFMGWRADASKSLQIDTLEIVAQLLSNGQAGLFDLDLSQKLKVQEIEAGVTDMDEYSVFYVYGQPKSGQTLQEVRSLALSEIEKLKKGNFSDDLLPSIVNNYKRYYYTQLDDNQFRAKQYVDAFINHKDWKQEVDKLNRISKLTKAEVVRFANEFFHNDFACVYKEQGNDTTIKKVEKPTITPIPTNNDKQSDFLKEIVNTKTTPIQPQFVNYKRDLTKATTQKGLPVLYKQDKTNDLFTLCFVVPYGDEHNPMLSYAAGYLDYLGTNKLTNEQIKQQFYKLACDYNLSERNEVSYITLSGLNSNLPQALALLNNLLSNAKVDKEAYDLYVEQILKSRSDNKANQNANFAALRDYATYGEYNPTRNVPSEQELKSINPQVLLNLLKNLKNYKLTVLYYGPSSLKEVDQLVSKTIQTPKKFAAVPAIKRYTEETTPKNEVLIAPYDAKNIYMVQLHNQNQKWSADRAPIIALFNEYFGGGMNAIVFQELREARGLAYSASAVYASPYRLGGNESFYTYIITQNDKMMDCVTEFNKLLNNVPVRQSGFDLAKQSLMKSLASARTTKYSILTSYLAAQRLGLDTSLSEKIYNALPSLQLQDVINFEKEYIANKTFKYIILGNEKELDLKALEKIAPIKRLTTEEIFGY; from the coding sequence ATGAAAAAACATTTCCTTAACAGTACCCTCATACAGGGGCTAAGCTTAGGACTATTGTTCCTATTTGCATCTGTGGCAGCTTATGCGCAGCGTTACAGCTATGAAAGCATACCGAATGACCCGATGCAGACACGTATCTACACACTGAAAAACGGTCTGAAAATCTATCTTTCTGTCAACAAAGAGAAGCCACGTGTACAGACATATATCGCTGTGCGCACAGGTTCTCGCAATGACCCAAAGGAGACAACAGGTCTTGCACACTACTTAGAGCACCTTATGTTTAAGGGTACTACCCACTTTGGTTCGTCTAATGTGGAGGCTGAACACCCTTATCTCGACTCAATTGAGGCTCGCTTCGAGCAGTATCGTCGTATCACTGACCCAGCTGCACGCAAGCAATGGTACCACCAGATTGACTCTATCTCACAACTTGCAGCTCGTTATAACATTCCAAACGAGTACGATAAGATGATGACTGCCATCGGTAGTGAGGGTACAAACGCTTATACTTCTAATGACGTAACTTGCTATGTAGAGAATATTCCATCCAATGAGATTGACACTTGGGCAAGAGTTCAGGGCGATCGTTTCCAGAATATGGTTATCCGTGGCTTCCATACAGAGTTAGAAGCGGTGTATGAGGAGTATAACATCGGTCTTTCAAGTGACTGGCGTAAGGTTTATGCAGCACTCTTTGCAAAGCTTTTCCCTACTCACCCATACGGAACACAGACCACTATCGGACTTGGTGAGCACCTGAAGAATCCTTCAATCACCAATATCAAGAACTATTTTAACAAATACTACGTACCAAACAACATCGCTATCTGTCTTTCAGGCGACCTCGACCCAGACAAGACGGTAGCTTCGATTGAGAAGTATTTTGGCGATTGGAAGCCAAGTGCACACATCGACATACCACAGTTCCCAGCTCAACCAACACTCACAGCACCTGTCGATACGACTGTTGTTGGTAAGGAAGCTCCTATGCTCTTCATGGGCTGGCGCGCTGATGCAAGTAAGTCTTTACAGATAGATACATTAGAGATTGTAGCACAACTCTTGTCTAACGGACAAGCAGGACTCTTCGATCTCGACCTCAGTCAGAAGCTAAAAGTACAAGAGATAGAGGCTGGAGTGACCGATATGGACGAATATTCGGTATTCTATGTCTATGGACAGCCAAAGAGTGGACAGACTTTGCAGGAGGTTCGCAGCCTTGCTTTGTCTGAAATAGAGAAACTCAAGAAGGGTAACTTCTCTGATGATCTCTTGCCATCTATCGTTAACAACTACAAGCGTTACTATTATACGCAGTTAGATGATAACCAGTTCCGTGCAAAGCAGTATGTGGATGCCTTCATCAACCATAAAGACTGGAAGCAGGAAGTGGATAAACTCAATCGCATTTCAAAGTTAACAAAGGCTGAAGTTGTTAGATTTGCTAATGAATTCTTCCACAACGACTTCGCTTGTGTCTACAAGGAGCAGGGCAACGATACTACTATTAAGAAGGTAGAGAAACCTACAATCACTCCAATCCCAACCAACAACGACAAGCAGAGTGACTTCCTTAAGGAGATTGTAAACACCAAGACAACTCCTATCCAGCCACAGTTTGTTAACTACAAGCGCGACCTTACCAAGGCAACAACACAGAAGGGTCTTCCTGTTCTCTATAAGCAGGACAAGACAAACGACCTCTTTACACTTTGCTTCGTAGTACCTTACGGTGACGAACATAACCCAATGCTCAGCTATGCAGCTGGTTATCTTGATTACTTAGGTACCAATAAGCTCACCAACGAGCAGATTAAGCAGCAGTTCTATAAGTTAGCTTGCGACTATAACCTCTCTGAAAGAAACGAGGTTTCGTACATTACGTTAAGTGGTCTCAACTCTAACCTGCCTCAGGCACTTGCTCTGTTGAACAATTTACTCAGTAATGCAAAGGTTGACAAGGAGGCTTACGACCTCTATGTAGAGCAGATTCTAAAGTCACGCAGCGACAACAAGGCTAACCAGAACGCTAACTTCGCTGCCCTCAGAGACTATGCTACCTACGGAGAGTACAACCCTACTCGCAACGTTCCAAGTGAACAGGAGTTGAAGTCAATCAACCCACAGGTACTGCTTAACCTTTTGAAGAACTTGAAGAACTATAAGTTGACAGTGCTTTACTACGGTCCTTCAAGCCTGAAAGAGGTTGACCAGCTTGTCAGCAAGACTATCCAGACACCAAAGAAGTTCGCTGCAGTGCCTGCTATCAAGCGTTATACCGAGGAGACAACACCAAAGAACGAGGTTCTCATTGCACCTTACGACGCAAAGAATATCTACATGGTTCAGCTCCACAATCAGAACCAGAAGTGGTCTGCCGACCGTGCCCCTATCATCGCCCTCTTCAATGAATACTTCGGAGGTGGTATGAATGCCATCGTCTTCCAAGAGTTACGTGAGGCACGTGGTTTGGCTTATTCAGCTTCAGCTGTCTATGCATCTCCTTATCGTTTAGGAGGTAATGAGAGCTTCTACACCTACATCATCACACAGAACGATAAGATGATGGACTGTGTAACAGAGTTCAACAAACTTCTCAACAACGTACCTGTACGCCAGAGTGGCTTTGACCTTGCCAAGCAAAGCTTGATGAAGAGCCTTGCTTCCGCTCGTACAACTAAGTACTCTATCCTCACCTCTTATCTTGCAGCACAGCGTTTAGGTCTCGACACCTCATTGAGTGAAAAGATTTACAACGCTCTTCCAAGTCTGCAACTGCAGGATGTTATTAACTTCGAGAAGGAGTACATTGCTAACAAGACCTTCAAGTATATCATCCTTGGTAACGAGAAAGAACTTGACCTCAAGGCATTAGAAAAGATTGCACCTATCAAGAGACTGACAACAGAAGAAATCTTCGGCTATTAA